The Aminipila terrae nucleotide sequence CAAAAGTAGACCTTATATTACAAATGCCCTAAGACTTTTAAAGTTGCCATTTGAGGTAAGGGCATATGTGCTGGAAGGAAAGCTTACTAATGGGCATGCCAGAGCCATTGCCGGTATTGAAGATGAAACAATGCAGGTAGCTGTAGCAGATAAAGCTGTGGAACAAGGATTATCTGTTAGAGAAGTAGAAAGCTTAGCAAAGACCATAGGGGAGCCTAAGACAAAGAAGCAAAGTGAAAAAAGAGTTAAGTCCTCTGATGTATTAAAAGTAGAGGAAGAACTGAAAGAAGTGCTGGGTACGAAAGTCTGCTTAAAGCATTCTGGTAATAAAGGTAAAATCGAAATAGAATACTATACCAGAGAAGATTTGGAAAGATTAATTGAATTCTTAAAAAATGCAAGATAGTTAAAATATATATCGCATTTACAGTAAACTGTGAGTGCGATATATTATTTTACATAAATAGTAGTAGAAATGTTTCACGTGAAACATTGTATGAACAGAAAAATATAACAGAAAATTAGAAAGGTAAATATTATGAAGTACGCCATAGCATTATATGTAATTTGGAACATTATTACCTTTAGCATGATGGGTATAGATAAATACAAGGCAAAAAATAATAAATGGAGAATCAGTGAAGCAACTCTTTTAATAACTGCCATATTTATGGGAGGGATTGGAAGTTTAACAGGTTCTAAGTTCTTTAGACATAAGACACAAAAAATAAAGTTTAAAATATTATTACCATTCTCAGTACTACTAAACCTTAGTGTTATAGTATACATATACTATAGAATTACAATGATTCATTAATTTCACATAACAATTATAAGTATAAGGATAGATTTATATATTAAACATAAAAAAGAAGTAGCACCGCCCATAACTGCTTTTTAAAGCAAATATATGAACGGTGCTACTTCTGTTCAGTTAGCATTTCTGGTGGACTCACCCCTTTCTTACGATACCAACTTCTAAAATAGTAATAACTCTCCAACAATTGGATATCTATATTAGTTTTAGTATCTTTTTCTTTTATGTCTTTATTATAGCATGTCTTTACTAAATTGCAAGTATTTTCTGAAAATTTAATACGAAATTTGATAAATTTTATTATAAGGATAAGAATTATGTAAAATGTAATAATATTGTTTATAGGTAATAAACGATAAAATAGAGAAATATGGCATTCTAGATAATGTTAAGAAAGAATTAATAACTTTACGGAAAATTTTGGGGTATAATCTAAGAGTATTATAGAAGGGGGATTTTTTATGTCAAAAGATACTACTAAGAAATTTAAGAAAAAATGGATTATCATTCCTATAGTAATTTTTATTATTATTGCTATTGCATGTGTTTTAACGCAAAAATTTGGAAAGACAGAACCTACGGGTTATCCGGTTACAGCTGGTAAAGCGGAGCAAACTACTTTGAAAGAAGTCGTTTCTATAAAGGGAAATGTAGAAGGTTCTGAGAAAGCAGAAATCCAGTCTACACAAACAGCAGAAGTTAAAGCTATTTATGTACATGAAGGCGACAAAGTAGCAAAAGGACAATTGCTGGCGTTACTGGATAGTGGCACATTAAATGAAGAGTATGCAAAGGCTAAAATAACGGCTGCTGAAGCAAAGCGAAAGTATGATGATGCCAAACTTTTATATGAGCAGGGAGCATTACCACAAAATGATTATCTGGAGGCAAAGGCAACCTATGAGTCAGCTGTGCTTTCCCTTGATACATATGATTTTGATAAAGTAAATATCACAAGTCCGATAAGTGGGACAGTAACAAGAGTAAATGTAACTGTTGGAAGTAATGCAAATAATACTACAGATAATAAATCAATGTTTGTAATTGAGGATTTGCAGCATTTGCAGTTAAAAGTAAAAATCAGTGAATATGACATAAGTAAAATAAAAGAGGGACAGCAGGTCTCTATAACTGCAGATGTGCTGGGAAATGAGACAGCTTCAGGAGTTGTATCAAAAATAGCACCTTCAGGTGAGAGTAAAGATAGTACGGGCTCCACTACAACTGGTGAAAAGGTTGTTCCTGTTGACATAAATATTAATAATAATGACGGTAAGCTAATCGCGGGAGTTAGTGCAAAAGCAGAAATATTAATCAATAAAAAGGAAAATGCATTATCCGTTCCAGTAGATGCCATCTTCGAAGATGTAAATGAAGGTGCAGATTATGTATTTATAATTAAAAATAATAAGCTTAAAAAAATAAAAGTACAAACTGGAATTGAAGGCGATTTTAATACAGAAATTATTACTGATAAGATAAAAGCTGGAGACAAAGTTGTACTGTCACCTACTTATGAACTGAAAAATGGAATGGAAGTTACTATTTCTGATCCAAATGCAATGTAGAGAAAGTAGGGATCAAAATGAGTAGCGAAGTAATCAGTATATCTAATCTGGTAAAAACATATAAGACTGGGAGCATAGAGGTTCAGGCATTAAAAGAAATTAGTCTCACTATTTTTAAGGGTGAGTTTGTAGCTATCATGGGAACTTCTGGATCAGGAAAATCCACACTAATGAACATCATGGGATGTTTAGACAGACCCACAAGTGGTGAATATTTGTTGGAAGGTATCTCAATAAGTGATAAAAATGATAGAGAATTGTCTTATATAAGAAATAAAAAAATAGGATTTGTTTTTCAATCATTTAATCTTATTTCTAGAACCAGTGCACTTAAGAATGTTGAACTTCCTATGGTTTATGCAAAAATAGGAGCTTCTGCCAGAAAAAAAAGAGCCATGGAGCTTTTAGAAAGTGTAGGCCTTGGATCAAGAACAGCGCATATGCCAAACGAATTATCAGGAGGTCAAAAACAGCGTGTAGCAATAGCCAGAGCATTGACTAACAATCCACAGATTCTTTTGGCAGATGAACCAACAGGGGCTTTAGATTCACATTCTTCTATTGAAATTATGGAACTTTTTACAAAACTAAACAGAGAAAATGGCAATACCGTTATTATAGTAACTCATGAGCCAGATGTGGCAGAATTTACTGACCGAATAGTAACTTTTAAAGATGGTCAGATAATAAGTGACAAATTGACTAAAAACGGTGAACAGATGGAAAAATATAAAACAAGTAATAGTGCTCCCACTAAAAACGAGGAGGTGGGAACATGCTGTTAATTGAAAACATTAAGCTGGCTTTGTCTGCTATCAGAGTCAACAAAATGCGATCCTTTTTAACCATGCTTGGCATTATTATCGGTATCAGTTCTGTAATCGCTATAACTTCTATCGGTGACAGTGCTAAAGGTGCCGTAAGCAAAGAATTTGAAGGCTACAGCGCAAATATGTATATCATGATAAATTGGGAGATGGCAGATGATGGGATAGAGAACAATGATCTTTTTTATAAGGAAGATCTTGATGCACTAAAAGAAAGATTTCCGGACCAGATTAAATATGTTGTACCATCGTCAGGATCCTCCAGTGATACAAAAATAGGCAGATTAAAAGGCAAATTTGATATGACAGGGGTGGACGCAAATTATTTTAATTATGATGTAAAGAATAAAATAATTTACGGCAGAACTATTAATAAAAGTGATGTAGAGGGAAAAAAAGATGTAGTTGTAATTGACGATAAGGCGGCAAAGTTTTTCTTTAATAAAGAAGATGTAGTGGGTAAAACAATTCCTGTAACTCTACTAGGAGATAATGTAGACTTAACCATTGTTGGTGTTTATAAACAGGAAAAGTCTGTGTTCGCGGGTTTAGACCATTCTACCAGTTACACTTGCTACGTGCCATATACAATAGCAATGTATTCAGATGAAGGGACACAGTATATTAATATTTATGCCAATGAAAAAATGGATCAGACAAAACAGGCAGAATCTTTTGTGGAGTATTTAACAAAGATAAAAAATGAACCAAAGGGATTCTACCGATATGAAACTGCAGAATCACAGTTGGGAATGATAAATAATGTTCTTGGGATATTATCTATAGCTATAGGTGCGATTGCTGCCATATCGCTTTTAGTAGGTGGTATCGGAATTATGAACATCATGTTAGTATCAGTAACAGAAAGAACAAGAGAAATTGGTATACGTAAATCTCTTGGGGCACAAACAAATGATATACTAACACAGTTTCTAATAGAGGCCATGATTCTATCTGTTATAGGAGGAATGATTGGAACTGGTATTGGGATAGGTATAGCAGCAATAGGTATGACTATAGCCGGAGTAGGTGTAGTCATAAATCCTATGGCCATTCTGGTAGCCGTAACCTTCTCTGCAGTCGTTGGAATTTTCTTTGGAATATTCCCTGCAAGAAAAGCAGCAAAGCTGGATCCAATCGAAGCCTTACGATACGAATAAAAACATACCTATAAATTTGAGAAATAAGGTAGTTAAAAACATCATGTGATATAAACAATCAAGCGAGGCCCAAATTTGCTTAAAACGCAAATTTGGGCCTCGCTATTTTTTATATAAGCAAAAATAATGTTATTTCATAATTATTATTTTAAATTCCAGTTACCTTTTATAAAATCATCACAAATTTAGTTTTAAAAATATTCTTTAAAAATTTTAAAAGAAATTTCTAAAATTATTATTTCTTTAACCATAAAAAATTTAAAATTCTGCCTTGCATTACTAAAATAATCGGTATAGCAACAGGCGGGAAATAGAAAGTAATATTGCCCAAAGTGCCTTTTTAGGATTTTCACGTTAAGTCAGAATTGCAGACTTAAGTTTAGATAGAAAAAATGAAAGAAACAGTATAAATACACATATTTTTACAATTGTAGAACTCACAGCACAAAAATTGATTATAATTTAACTAATTTTTAGACTTAACTTTAAAAACCCTTAATAATAATTATTAATAGAATGCCTAAAAATACACATTTAGACTAAAACAATATAAAAATAATTGTATTATTTAAATAATACAATAGAACACCTTAAAAACATAAAAAATTGACCGTTTTTACTAGGAAAATCCTCAAAATAATCCATAAAAACATAACAAAAGCGTAGAAAAACAAGAAAAGTTTAGAATACAAAAAAATTAGAAATATTGTATAATTGTATTAAATATATAATACAAACTTTGTATCGAACTTAAAGAAAATCATAAAATTGGTCTTGGATAATTATAAAAATCTAAGAAAATAATATCTAAAATACTACGTTTAAATTACATAAAATGGAAGTAAGGCTTAAAACGCCAATTTGAGGCTCGTTTTAATGATGGGGCGGTATAAGTCTGGTTATATAAAGAAAAAAATGTCATATACACAAAAAGACAAAATTTTAACATAAACCAGAAAAAAATTTGAAATAAATAAGGATATAAAAATGATAGTGTTGAAATTTAAGCATTTTTGTCATAATTTTGTTGAAAAATTGTATTAAAGACATCATACAGTAATACATATAAATTCAAGTATAAATATGAAAAAGTCGAAAAAGGTAATAGCATTGTACTATGACAGTAATACAATATAGCAAAATTTCTGAAAAAAAGTCGAAATAAAGCAGCTTGTGATCGAGGCCATATAATAAAAATTATAATTTGAGAAAAAACAGGCTTAAATCGAAAATTTTTTAAGGCAAACTCAGGCTGAACTCTGAAAAATCTAAGAATTTCAGTTTCAAAGCAAAGGGGTAGGTTTTAGAATAAATTAAAAAGTTAACTGTAAAAATATAATATGTGTATTGCCAGGAAAGTACTGAAAAATAAGGAAAATACCTTTAAATTAATAAAACATATTGTACTATTTAAGTAATACAAAAGTACAAAAAAATATAAAAAAAGAGCGGAATTTAGGAGAAAATAGCAAAATAATTACGTGTTATTGTATTAAATGAACAATACAATAACCTATATTTTTTGTAAAAATGCAAATTATACAATAATTGGGGGATTGACAAACAAAAATTACTGTATTATTGTATTATAGACGTGATACAGCATAAAATGGGCTGGAGTGGACGTAAATTAATGGTTAGGAGGTTAGCTGGATATGGAAACAACAATACCTACTTACATAAGAATAATGCAATCAATAAGACAGGAAATTGTTTCAGGAGTTTTAGTACCTAATCAGAAAATGGATTCTATTAAGGAACTGTCTAAAAAATATGTAGCAAATCCCAATACTGTTCAGAGAGCGTTAGCCAACTTAGAGGAAGAAGGATTAGTAAGATCTAACAGAACTGCTGGTAAGTATGTTACAGATAACGAATTGCTTATAAAAAGTATTCGTTGTAAGGAAGCCAGAAAAGTAACAGAAGAGTTTATTACAAACCTGGAACGACTGGGTATTCATCCAGACGAATTAGTGCGGCTTTTTTCTGAGCCGGAGTTGTCTAAGGCAATGGGAACCGCATAAGAGAGTGGGGTGGATTTTTGACAAACAAGGCAGAGGCACAGTTCAATGAGAGCATGCCAATTTATCTGCAATTAATGGAAAGAATAAAACATGACATCATTTCCGGATTATTGGAACCAGGGGCCAAAATTGATTCAGTAAGAGACCTGGCCGCAAGGTTTAGTGTAAATCCAAATACAATGCAAAAAGCATTATCTGAACTTGAGCGGGAAGAACTGCTTCATGCAGAGAGAACGGCAGGCAGATTTGTAACAAGGAATAAGCTTCTTATTGAGAGTATTCGATATAAAGAAGCCAGAAGTATTACTGAGGGCTTTATAAAACGGATGAAAAGTCTTGGGTATTCAGAAGAAGAAATAATTGAGTTTTTACCTTATACTTTTAAGGAAGAAGAATAAAGCCAGAGGTGGAGTGACACTTTTGGCTTTTTTCAGATATTAAGGGATAGGAAAATGGAAACAGAGTATATAAATGATTTATATAAAAATGTACTGGAAGAAGCAAAAAAATTGAAACTGCCAGTTTCAGATAAAATAAAAAGTGATATTACTATAAATAGAAGAGCAAGAAGTAGGTTCGGCTGTTGTAAAAAAATCAGAAAAGGCTTAAGGGAATCTTTTGAAATAGAATTATCATACAGACTGCTTGGATGTCAGGAGAAGTTTATAAAGCAGACATTAGCCCATGAAATTCTGCATACCTGCCCAGGCTGCGATAATCATGGAGCCCTGTGGAAAAAATATGCAGATACAATGAATGAAACTTATGGTTACCGTATAAAACGGACAGACACAGCGGAGCAGCTGGGGATAAAAGAAGATGGTAAACTAAAAAGGCAGCCTTTAAAAGAAAATTATGTTCTGGTCTGTAAAAAATGTGGAATAAGAATTTCAAGAACCAGAATGTCTAATGTAATCAAGAATCCATCAAATTACAGATGTAAGTGTGGAGGGAATCTGGAAAGGATCAGGTAGATGAAAAAAATATTTTACTATGGTACCCCGCTAGGCAAAATAGGTATAGCAGAAGAAAACAGTGAGATTACGAATTTAATTTTTGAAAACGAAAGCATAAATGAAAATGTAGAAAATGAAGAGACAGATGTCTTGAAAGAAGCAATAAGCCAGTTGAATGAGTATCTTCTTGGTGAACGAAAAGATTTTAAGCTGCCACTGAATCCGGCAGGTACAGACTTTCAAAAAAAGGATTGGCAGGCCCTTCAGCAGATTCCTTATGGAAGAACTGTAAGCTATGGTGAAATTGCTGAAAAGATTGGCTGCCCAAAAGGGCCAGGGCAGTTGGCCTTGCAAATAACAAGAATCCTATACCTATCTTTATACCTTGTCATAGAGTGATAGGAGCAGACGGCAGTTTGGTGGGGTATGGTGCTGGTATAGATAAGAAAATAAAGTTGCTGGAGATTGAAGGAATAGAAGTTAAGAAGAGGTAGGAAATTCAAGGATGGAAAAAAGTAAAGTAGTACTACTTACCTGCAAAGATTATGAGGAAGAAAGTGTAAATAAAGCCATAGAGGATGGCATAAATCTGCTTGGGGGAATAGAACTTTTATTTAAGAGAGAAGAAAAGATTCTGCTTAAGCCCAATCTGCTGGCTAAAGCATCCCCTGAAAAGGCAGTAACCACACACCCTGCAGTATTTAAAGCTGTAGGAAAGCTTTTGAAGGAGCATGGCTATGACAACTTATATTATGGGGATTCACCAGGGAACCCTATAGGAGGAGTTGAAAGAGTTGCTGCAGGCTGTGGCATAAAGAAACCTGCGGAAGAATTAAATATAATTCCTGCAGATTTTAATAAAGGTACAAAGGTGGAATTTAAGGAAGGCATAACAGAACAGAGTTTTATCATCAGCAATGGTATTTTAGAATGTGATGGTATTATAAATATTTGCAAAATGAAGACACACCAGCTGGAGAGAATCACCGGAGCGGCAAAGAATATGTTTGGAGCTGTGTATGGATTGAATAAGGGAGCATTTCATGCAAAATTCACTGATGCAGACAGTTTTGCAAGAATGATTGCTGATTTGAATAATTTTATAAAGCCACGCCTGCATATTATGGATGGTGTTATAGCCATGGAGGGAAATGGTCCACAATCAGGAACACCTGTTGAGATGGGATTAATACTTATGTCCAAAGATCCTATAGCTCTTGATACGGTTTTCTGTAACCTGATAAATCTGAAACCTGAACTGGTACCTACTAACCGATTTGGATATGAGTATGGTGTAGGAACAATGAAGAATGATGACATAGAAATTGATACGGTGCAAGGGTGCCTAACCATGGAGGATGCTGTTAGAAAGTATGGGAATGAAAAATATAATGTGTACAGGGGAACAGACAGAAAAACTCAGATTAAATTATTGCAGCCCATACAGCCCCTACTGCAGAAAAAACCATATATAATTAAAGATAAATGTGTAAAATGCGGAATATGTGTTGACAGCTGCCCTGTGGATAAAAAAGCAATAACTTTAGAAAGTTATCCACAATATAATTACAAATTGTGCATAAGATGCTATTGCTGCCAGGAAATGTGTCCCCAGAAAGCCATAGATGTAAAAGCACCTTTCCTTGCAAGAATAATGGATAGAAATTGGAAATTATAGACGATTCACTATGCAGGATTATATAAGAAAAGAGGTATTGAATGAACCGTGAACAAGTAAGAAAGTTATTAGAGCAGCAGGCTGAAGAAAATTATAAAGCGTTTAATGATAAACTTATACCAGGGGTTAAAAATGCTATCGGAGTCAGGATGGGACCATTAAAAGAACTGGCAAAGTCAATGGCAAAAGAAAATTATAATGAGTATTTTGAAGAACTTGACAGGGCTCCTTTGGATGAGATTTACTATGAAGAAGTAATGCTCCAGGGACTGACAATAGGATTTATTAAAGTGTCTGCTGAAGAAAGATTAAAATATATAAGATTATTTGTACCAAAGGTTGACAACTGGGCAGTCTGTGATTCCTTTAGTGCTGGTTTAAAATTTACAAAAAAAGAGCCAGAGCTTCTGTGGGAATTTATTCAGTCCTATTTAACGGACTCACGGGAATTTTATATACGATTTGGGGTAGTCATGTTGATGGATTACTTTATTGATCAAGAACATATTAAAAGAGACCTTACAATATTGGAAAATATCAGTCATGAGGGGTATTATGTAAAAATGGCAGTTGCGTGGGCAATATCTGTGTGTTTCGTAAAATATCCGGATATGACAAGAGAATTTTTGTGAAAGACCAAAACAAGCTGGATGATTTTACATATAATAAAGCTATTCAGAAAATCCGGGAATCGTACAGAGTGTCTAAAGAGGATAAGGAATTTTTAAATCAGTTAAAGAGAAAAAAACCAATTAAAATTAACATATAGAGCAGAATATTTTCAAAGTACCTTGCAGAGTCAAATGGTTTAACTCCTGCAAGGTACTTTTTTTGGCCGAAGTATTAAATTAATGGGGAGATACTAGCTTTAGCCCCACAATTCCGGTGATTATAAGACCGATACAAACAAAACGGACTAAATCCACAGGTTCTTTAAAGAATAGTATGCCTAAAATGACAGTTCCAACTGTACCGATGCCAGTCCAAATAGCGTAAGCGGTACCCAATGGCAGGGTTTTTAACGCCAATGATAAAAAATAAAAACTCAATATCATTCCGATCACAGTTACAATACTTGGAAGTATCCTGGTGAAGCCCAGGGAGAACTTTAAACTTATAGCCCAGCATATTTCAAAAATTCCTGCTATACCTAAAAATAACCATTGCATGTTTTTTACTCCTTTCTAAGGTTAAGTGCTCTAAATTCACAAATAAAAAAAGCCAGGGGATATAAAAAATATCTCCCAGGCTTTTATCCTTCCGTGTATACAATAAAATTGCATGTTTTATCTCGGACCAGGCTAGTTTGTGATTCAAAACTACGGAACCCTATAAAACTCTTAAAATATATTCATGTTTCACCTATCAAATATATCAACAATGATGGAAATTGTCAACACATTGGATACTTTAAAAAAGCTGTAGGCATAGTGGGAAAATATTATTAAGGTTTTAAGGAACATAATAAGCGCAAAAAACATATATTACATATAGGAGCAGTTTGCTCTCAAAAACAAGTTGATTTGTATGGAGAGAAATTATGATTTATTTGGATAATGGTGCAACGTCTTTTCCCAAACCGAAAGCTATGCTGGAAAGCATGTATAAATGCATGGCTGAATATTGTGGAAATCCCGGACGCTCAGGGCATTATATGTCCATGAAAACCGGGGAAGAAGTGTATAAGACAAGAAAAAGTGTGGCAAAATTATTTAATATTGCCAATCCTGGAAGAATTATTTTTACCATAAATACAACAGGAGCTTTAAACCAGGGCATTCAGGGACTATTAAGGGCAGGTGACCATGTAATAACTACCTCCATGGAACATAACTCTGTTCTCAGACCTTTGAAAATGCTGGAAACAAGGGGAGTAGAGCACACTATTGTAAAATGTGACAGAACTGGTACTTTAAATCTAAGAGATATAAAAGCAGCCATAAAAGAAAATACATGCATGATTATCTGTACCCATGCATCAAACGTTACAGGAACAATCATGCCTATAGGAGAAATTGGGGAGCTGGCACATAGAAATAATCTTTTATTCATGGTAGATGGCGCGCAGTCGGGAGGGTGTATCCCAATTAACGTGGTGGATATGAATATTGACCTCCTGGCACTACCCGGTCATAAAGGTTTACTGGGACCAATGGGTACGGGGTTACTTTATGTGAGAGATGGAATAGAGTTGGATCCTCTTTTGCTTGGTGGCACGGGGACTTCCTCTAAAGACAGAAACCAGCCAAGAGAAATGCCGGAAGGGTATGAGTCAGGAACTGTAAATGCTCCAGGTATTGTAGGTTTAGGAACGTCTGTAGAGATTTTATTAAATATGGGGATAAATGCAATTCATGATTATGAGGAAACCCTTACACAGATGCTCGATGAAGCTCTGAGGAATATGAAAAATGTTACCGTGTATGGGGTGGAAGACTGCAAGAAAAAAGCAGGCATAGTTACTTTCAATGTAAAAGGAAAAAGTTGCGAGCAGGTAGCAGATGAGCTTAGTGAAATGTATGGAATAGCAGGAAGAGCCGGTTTTCACTGTGCAGGGCTTGCCCATAAAACTATAGGAACCTGGGAGACTGGGGCGCTTAGGCTGAGTGTGGGTCCGTTTAACACAAAACCGCAAATAAAAACTGCCATTGAGGCAGTTAATAAAATCACAAGGCATCTCTAATCATGTTAATTCCTTTGTTTGCAAGAGCATCGGCTTTGTTGTTCATCTGTGTAATGTATTTAAAATCTTCAAAAGAGAACTGATTACCGTTCATCTGAATAAATTTTTCGTAAAGGGCATCAAAATTTGTAGTTTTACTATTCAAATTGACATGCCCCTTTACTCTGTAGAATGAAATGTTATGCCCATCTACAAGAGCAAGGAGATTTTCCCATAAATCGCGGTTTTCAACAGGTTTTTTACCTGAAGTAATCCAATTGTTTTTTAGCCAGCCTTCATACCATTTTTCTCTGAAGCAATTCATTAAATAAGAGCTGTCAGAAAATACTTCAATGGTTTGATTCTGCTTTTTTACAGCTGAAAGAGCTTCAATAAGAGCTGTCATTTCCATGCGGTTATTGGTGGTATCTGCCTGTCCCCCGAAAAGTTCCTTCTGATGTTCCCCATATTCTAAAACACAACCCCATCCTCCGATGTTATTATCATTCTGGTTCCCAGAACAGGCTCCATCCGTATAAATCTTTAAAATCATCATTTTTATAATAATACTCCTCTTGAGATTTGAATAATATTATTATGCTACAAAAACCGTAGATTTGCAAATGTAAAAGCATTTTAAAACGGCTGTAACACGGTTGTAATAATAATAATGTATACTATTTAAAGTAAATTGGTGAATTTTATGCTGTATGCCAGTTTGTGGCACAGTTAATATAAGAGCAAAGCATTGCAATAAGAGGAAAGGAGGAGAAAATTTTGAAGAAGTGCATACTGACGTTTATTTTAATACTAACCTTAGTTTTTGGCAGCGTGAGCATGTCATTTTCAGCAGTTGATCAAGATGTTACCATCGTAAATCCAGTAAATTGCAGTTCTGTTACATCAAGTAATCTCCTCGTCTCCATTAAAATAACGCAACCCAAAACCATAAAAGTCTATGTTTATGAAGTAAGAAAATCTACAGGAGAAACCACATCAGTAGCCTTGGGGGAAAGCGATATGAAAGCCATCGTTCAGGGAACTTACGGGGATAGTGGTGCTCTGACCTATACCCCTTGGGTTGCAGGGGAGAGTTTTACCTCTGTTAATAAGCTGAGTTTTTATACGAAGAATTTGGAAAACAGGAGCCCTGGGGTTTATATGATCCGGGTAGACACTATGTATCAGAACAGGGCAGTATATTCTAGAAGATGTTATGTTACTATTAAGAGTAAAGATGAAAGTAAGCTATTTGATTCTTCTCAGTCGGGAACTGCAGCATTTCTGCAAAATCTAATCAAATCTATATTTAATTAGTAATCAGTTAATAAAAAGTTGTGGGAATGAGATAAAATATGGAAAAGACACAGATAAATATAATTGAAAAATTTAAAAATATATTGCTAGTAGTATTGGTTTTTACAACGATACTACTATTATATTTTTTATGGGGAAGTAAAAGCCTGGAGGCGTTTATATTTAGTGACGATAGTGAGTCATACGAGGTATTAACCAGTGAAAAAGTTCTTACGCCGGATGAAGTGATTCTGGGGAGAGGAAATGAAGATTATATAGTAGCGACAAGTAAAAAGGAAGAGCTCTGGAATAATGAGATATTGGGTACCTTTAGAAACTTTTCACAGGAGACAAATATTCTGGTAGAAGAGATAACAAAAGAAAAGTATAAGGCCGCCATGAAGTATCCATCCATTATTGCAAGATTTCAATATGATATGCCTTTTAGCGAGTTTTGTGATAGATTTAATATAAATCAGCAGCAGGGATATGATAATATAAGTAATCTTACAGAAATAGGGTTTTCTAAAGGAAGTAAGGAAAGTGCCTTTATTTATGATGGGAGCAAGAAAAAGTATTATTGGTTACTAGGAAATAAAGATTTACAGATTTTTAAGAAAGTTGATGACATATCTGCCCAACAGGCTGCTACATATTTTCCTTTAAAAACGTATTTAGGTACAGAAAGTACCAATCAGACCCTTATTCCAGTTGAAAGTCCAGAAGCAATAGTTCCTATTGACTATAAAAGGGATTCAGAAACCGGTGAAAAAGAGGCAGCGGAATCCATGGCTCAGTCCTATTTTGGTAAAACTCTTGATTTTACAAGAAAAATAGAGGAGTCTAA carries:
- a CDS encoding SprT-like domain-containing protein — translated: METEYINDLYKNVLEEAKKLKLPVSDKIKSDITINRRARSRFGCCKKIRKGLRESFEIELSYRLLGCQEKFIKQTLAHEILHTCPGCDNHGALWKKYADTMNETYGYRIKRTDTAEQLGIKEDGKLKRQPLKENYVLVCKKCGIRISRTRMSNVIKNPSNYRCKCGGNLERIR
- a CDS encoding DUF1294 domain-containing protein, whose amino-acid sequence is MKYAIALYVIWNIITFSMMGIDKYKAKNNKWRISEATLLITAIFMGGIGSLTGSKFFRHKTQKIKFKILLPFSVLLNLSVIVYIYYRITMIH
- a CDS encoding ABC transporter permease translates to MLLIENIKLALSAIRVNKMRSFLTMLGIIIGISSVIAITSIGDSAKGAVSKEFEGYSANMYIMINWEMADDGIENNDLFYKEDLDALKERFPDQIKYVVPSSGSSSDTKIGRLKGKFDMTGVDANYFNYDVKNKIIYGRTINKSDVEGKKDVVVIDDKAAKFFFNKEDVVGKTIPVTLLGDNVDLTIVGVYKQEKSVFAGLDHSTSYTCYVPYTIAMYSDEGTQYINIYANEKMDQTKQAESFVEYLTKIKNEPKGFYRYETAESQLGMINNVLGILSIAIGAIAAISLLVGGIGIMNIMLVSVTERTREIGIRKSLGAQTNDILTQFLIEAMILSVIGGMIGTGIGIGIAAIGMTIAGVGVVINPMAILVAVTFSAVVGIFFGIFPARKAAKLDPIEALRYE
- a CDS encoding ABC transporter ATP-binding protein, whose amino-acid sequence is MSSEVISISNLVKTYKTGSIEVQALKEISLTIFKGEFVAIMGTSGSGKSTLMNIMGCLDRPTSGEYLLEGISISDKNDRELSYIRNKKIGFVFQSFNLISRTSALKNVELPMVYAKIGASARKKRAMELLESVGLGSRTAHMPNELSGGQKQRVAIARALTNNPQILLADEPTGALDSHSSIEIMELFTKLNRENGNTVIIVTHEPDVAEFTDRIVTFKDGQIISDKLTKNGEQMEKYKTSNSAPTKNEEVGTCC
- a CDS encoding GntR family transcriptional regulator — protein: MTNKAEAQFNESMPIYLQLMERIKHDIISGLLEPGAKIDSVRDLAARFSVNPNTMQKALSELEREELLHAERTAGRFVTRNKLLIESIRYKEARSITEGFIKRMKSLGYSEEEIIEFLPYTFKEEE
- a CDS encoding efflux RND transporter periplasmic adaptor subunit; this encodes MSKDTTKKFKKKWIIIPIVIFIIIAIACVLTQKFGKTEPTGYPVTAGKAEQTTLKEVVSIKGNVEGSEKAEIQSTQTAEVKAIYVHEGDKVAKGQLLALLDSGTLNEEYAKAKITAAEAKRKYDDAKLLYEQGALPQNDYLEAKATYESAVLSLDTYDFDKVNITSPISGTVTRVNVTVGSNANNTTDNKSMFVIEDLQHLQLKVKISEYDISKIKEGQQVSITADVLGNETASGVVSKIAPSGESKDSTGSTTTGEKVVPVDININNNDGKLIAGVSAKAEILINKKENALSVPVDAIFEDVNEGADYVFIIKNNKLKKIKVQTGIEGDFNTEIITDKIKAGDKVVLSPTYELKNGMEVTISDPNAM
- a CDS encoding GntR family transcriptional regulator, which produces METTIPTYIRIMQSIRQEIVSGVLVPNQKMDSIKELSKKYVANPNTVQRALANLEEEGLVRSNRTAGKYVTDNELLIKSIRCKEARKVTEEFITNLERLGIHPDELVRLFSEPELSKAMGTA